One Methanohalophilus mahii DSM 5219 genomic window carries:
- a CDS encoding mevalonate kinase: MITCSAPAKVYLFGEHAVVYNESAICCAISIRTRVNIEYSENIVINSSLGTTGIDYEIHPYVSAVVEKIRKKSPYRGVSISIESDIPVGSGLGSSAAVVVATICAFNNLLKLGMDKESIASLGHSIEKEIQGSASAADTYVSTMGGTISIPMRQHLKNPRCNLVIGNTNVFSSTGQLVAKVASLKTIYPEVITPILSTIGKASLRGESLLENEDYRALGELMDVNQGLLEAIGVSCNELSRLIHSSRAAGALGAKITGAGGGGCMVALVGNENIDAISRAIKNAGGVPIVTGVTDSGVRVDFDNE; encoded by the coding sequence ATGATAACCTGTTCAGCACCGGCAAAGGTGTACCTTTTTGGGGAACACGCCGTGGTTTATAATGAGTCGGCTATTTGCTGTGCTATAAGTATTCGTACCAGGGTGAATATTGAATATTCTGAAAATATTGTGATCAATTCATCCCTTGGAACTACAGGTATTGATTATGAAATCCACCCTTACGTATCTGCCGTTGTGGAAAAAATAAGAAAAAAATCGCCATATAGAGGAGTTTCAATATCCATTGAATCGGATATCCCTGTGGGCTCGGGGCTTGGCTCCTCTGCGGCGGTTGTTGTGGCAACTATTTGTGCTTTTAATAACTTGTTAAAACTTGGAATGGATAAGGAATCCATAGCATCTCTTGGGCATTCAATCGAAAAAGAAATACAGGGATCTGCAAGTGCTGCGGACACCTATGTTTCTACAATGGGAGGGACTATTTCAATACCTATGCGGCAACATTTGAAAAATCCCCGATGTAATCTGGTAATAGGTAACACCAATGTATTTTCCTCCACAGGCCAACTTGTAGCGAAAGTCGCATCTCTTAAAACTATATATCCGGAAGTAATCACCCCCATTCTCTCTACTATAGGAAAAGCGTCTTTGAGAGGAGAAAGCCTTCTGGAAAATGAGGATTACAGGGCACTTGGAGAACTTATGGATGTAAATCAAGGTTTGCTTGAAGCAATTGGTGTGAGTTGTAATGAACTTTCCAGACTGATCCACTCAAGCAGAGCTGCCGGTGCACTTGGTGCCAAGATTACTGGAGCAGGAGGCGGTGGATGTATGGTTGCCCTTGTGGGTAACGAGAATATTGATGCCATATCCAGGGCGATCAAAAATGCCGGTGGAGTACCAATTGTAACAGGAGTTACTGATTCAGGTGTAAGGGTGGATTTTGATAATGAATGA
- a CDS encoding isopentenyl phosphate kinase translates to MNEKNSDITILKIGGSVITDKSSNEGIVREKAIIRIAREISFFEGPLIIVHGAGSFGHPQAKRYSLAYKFSAEGSGVTHRSVASLNELFVNALAQRNVNAVGIHPMGCLVAKEGRISKSFLLAIQMMLEKGITPVLHGDVVMDTVKGSSVISGDQIVPYLASKLNAYRIGVGSAEDGVLDEHGHPIPLITPDNFEIASMHIGGSENTDVTGGMLGKVKEMLDMSRQTKVPSYIFNANAGGNVMSFLRGEMIGTAIKDKA, encoded by the coding sequence ATGAATGAGAAAAACAGCGATATTACCATATTGAAGATCGGCGGCAGTGTCATTACAGATAAGAGCAGTAATGAAGGAATAGTCAGAGAAAAAGCTATAATTCGAATTGCCCGTGAAATTTCATTCTTTGAAGGACCCCTGATTATCGTACATGGCGCTGGTTCATTCGGCCATCCCCAGGCAAAACGTTACTCTCTTGCATACAAATTTTCAGCGGAAGGCTCCGGGGTCACCCATCGATCGGTCGCCTCATTAAATGAATTGTTCGTAAATGCCCTTGCACAAAGGAATGTTAATGCAGTAGGAATACATCCAATGGGATGTTTGGTAGCAAAAGAAGGGCGCATATCCAAATCATTCCTCCTTGCAATTCAAATGATGCTTGAAAAAGGAATTACACCGGTACTACATGGCGATGTTGTAATGGACACGGTAAAAGGTTCTTCAGTAATCTCCGGGGACCAGATAGTTCCTTATCTTGCTTCAAAACTCAATGCATACAGGATAGGCGTGGGGAGTGCAGAAGATGGTGTACTTGATGAACATGGTCATCCCATTCCACTAATTACTCCGGATAATTTTGAAATTGCCAGTATGCACATAGGAGGATCGGAAAATACCGATGTAACCGGTGGAATGCTGGGCAAGGTAAAAGAGATGCTTGATATGTCCCGGCAAACAAAAGTACCTTCTTATATCTTCAATGCCAATGCCGGCGGTAATGTAATGAGTTTTCTGAGAGGGGAAATGATAGGTACTGCAATTAAAGACAAGGCTTGA
- the fni gene encoding type 2 isopentenyl-diphosphate Delta-isomerase has translation MFMSTSSRKLEHMQLCAQQQVESRKAGPGFKDVTLVHRALPEMDMDSVDISTSFLGKKLDAPFMIASITGGHPDTTPINAALAEAAEETGIGIGLGSQRAAIEDPVQEESFSVVRDRAPNAFVYGNIGAAQVKEYGIEGAEKLVEMLDADALAVHLNFLQEAIQPEGDRDATGCIDAIEEICSINVPVIVKETGAGISREDALLLKEAGVAAIDVGGAGGTSWAGVEVYRAKQRGDRISGHLGELFWDFGIPTIPSLIECRVSLPLIATGGVRTGLDIAKSLALGANMASAALPFVGPALKEGDSVKQRLELMFEELKVAMFLCGCPDIESLRTSSSVVLQGETLQYLDQRGFDIRDIELRSNLL, from the coding sequence ATTTTTATGAGTACTTCCAGCAGAAAACTAGAACATATGCAACTTTGTGCCCAGCAACAGGTTGAATCCAGAAAAGCCGGACCAGGATTTAAGGACGTGACACTTGTTCATCGTGCACTTCCAGAAATGGACATGGATTCAGTAGACATTTCCACGAGTTTTCTGGGGAAAAAACTGGATGCACCTTTCATGATAGCCTCTATTACAGGTGGTCACCCCGATACGACACCGATAAACGCGGCACTTGCAGAAGCTGCCGAAGAAACCGGTATTGGGATCGGTTTAGGAAGCCAGAGAGCTGCTATAGAAGACCCGGTTCAGGAAGAATCATTCAGTGTGGTAAGGGACAGGGCCCCTAATGCTTTTGTATATGGTAATATCGGAGCAGCTCAGGTAAAGGAATACGGCATAGAAGGTGCGGAAAAACTTGTTGAAATGCTCGACGCTGATGCTCTTGCTGTACACCTGAATTTTCTTCAGGAAGCAATTCAACCCGAGGGAGACAGGGATGCCACTGGTTGTATTGACGCAATAGAAGAAATCTGTTCAATCAATGTACCAGTCATAGTAAAAGAAACCGGTGCAGGTATTTCCAGAGAAGATGCCCTGCTTTTGAAAGAAGCAGGAGTAGCAGCTATAGACGTGGGTGGCGCCGGCGGGACCAGCTGGGCCGGTGTGGAAGTTTATCGTGCAAAACAAAGAGGAGATCGTATTTCCGGCCATCTAGGGGAACTTTTCTGGGATTTCGGGATTCCGACTATCCCCTCCCTGATAGAATGTCGTGTGTCCCTTCCCCTCATAGCTACAGGTGGTGTACGCACCGGACTTGACATTGCCAAATCCCTGGCACTTGGAGCAAATATGGCCAGTGCAGCCCTGCCTTTTGTAGGCCCAGCCCTTAAAGAAGGAGATTCTGTAAAACAACGTCTTGAATTAATGTTTGAGGAACTGAAAGTTGCAATGTTCCTCTGTGGCTGCCCTGATATTGAAAGCCTGCGGACCTCGTCGTCTGTGGTACTACAGGGTGAGACCCTCCAATACCTGGACCAGCGCGGTTTTGATATCCGGGATATTGAATTACGTTCTAACTTACTTTAA
- a CDS encoding RNase J family beta-CASP ribonuclease — protein sequence MTELGIVAVGGYNEMGRNMTAIRVDDKIIIIDMGLRLDRVQIHEDVEIDKMHSLELIEMGAIPDDTIMKEIDGNVCAIVCTHGHLDHIGAISKLAHRYAAPIIGTPYTSALIQHQIDSERKFGVKNRIISVKAGGTYQVSDDVSIEMIRTQHSIIDAVFVAIHTPRGAILYACDFKLDRTPTLGEPPAFDRLRELGKEGVVAMIAESTNATRAGKTPSERIAHDMVRDVLLGTEESDVGMIITTFASHIARLNSIMQFATEMKRTPILLGRSMDRYVNTARELGYIELPKKTEIYGNRKDIDKAFRKIMDKGKDKYLPIVTGHQGEPGAILSRVANGDTAYKIESGDKVIFSANTIPTPMTQANRYALETKLKMKGARLYDNVHVSGHAYREDHWELIRLVNPENVIPAHGHIDMHSAYIEMAEDAGYELGHTLHLLRNGEELYLED from the coding sequence ATGACAGAACTAGGTATTGTTGCAGTAGGCGGTTACAATGAAATGGGCCGTAACATGACTGCCATAAGAGTTGATGACAAGATCATCATAATTGACATGGGACTACGTCTTGACAGGGTGCAAATCCATGAGGATGTAGAAATCGATAAAATGCACTCTCTTGAATTAATTGAGATGGGTGCTATCCCTGACGACACAATAATGAAAGAGATTGACGGGAATGTATGTGCAATTGTTTGTACACACGGCCACCTTGATCACATCGGTGCGATCTCTAAACTGGCACACAGATATGCGGCTCCAATAATCGGAACGCCGTACACCTCTGCCCTGATACAACATCAGATCGATTCAGAACGCAAATTTGGTGTGAAAAACAGGATAATATCCGTAAAGGCCGGTGGCACATATCAGGTTAGTGATGATGTCTCAATCGAAATGATAAGGACACAGCACAGTATAATCGATGCGGTATTTGTTGCAATCCATACCCCCAGAGGTGCCATTTTGTATGCATGCGATTTTAAACTCGATCGTACACCTACCCTCGGAGAACCTCCGGCATTTGACAGGTTAAGGGAACTTGGCAAGGAAGGGGTTGTGGCCATGATTGCTGAAAGTACAAATGCGACACGTGCAGGTAAAACCCCTTCCGAAAGAATAGCCCATGATATGGTTCGTGATGTATTACTTGGAACTGAAGAATCCGATGTGGGCATGATAATAACAACTTTCGCATCCCATATTGCCCGTCTGAATTCCATAATGCAGTTTGCGACAGAAATGAAGAGGACCCCGATCCTGCTTGGACGCTCTATGGACAGGTATGTCAATACCGCCCGTGAACTGGGATACATCGAACTTCCGAAGAAAACAGAAATATACGGTAACCGGAAAGATATTGACAAGGCATTCAGGAAAATTATGGATAAAGGTAAGGACAAATACCTCCCAATCGTTACAGGACACCAGGGTGAGCCAGGGGCAATTCTTTCCCGGGTTGCCAATGGCGATACTGCCTACAAAATAGAATCCGGAGATAAGGTCATTTTCTCAGCAAACACAATACCTACCCCGATGACACAGGCTAACAGGTATGCTCTTGAGACAAAACTCAAAATGAAAGGAGCACGTCTGTATGACAATGTCCATGTTTCCGGACATGCATATCGTGAAGACCACTGGGAATTAATCAGACTCGTAAATCCTGAAAATGTAATTCCTGCACACGGCCACATCGATATGCACAGTGCCTATATTGAAATGGCTGAAGATGCAGGTTATGAACTCGGTCACACCCTTCATCTCTTGAGAAACGGAGAAGAATTATATCTTGAAGATTAA
- a CDS encoding polyprenyl synthetase family protein, whose protein sequence is MDLIDELKKRSTLVDESIQEFLPIDHPEELYRATRYLPDAGGKRLRPAVLMLSAEAVGGDSDSVLPAAVALELIHNFTLIHDDIMDRDDIRRGMPALHVKWGTAGAILAGDTLYSRAFEIISKMDADPQKLLKCVALLSRTCTKICEGQWLDVDFEKRDIVDVDEYLEMIENKTSVLYGAAAKVGAILGGASDEVADAMYEFGRLTGISFQIHDDVIDLVTPEEILGKSRGSDLKEGKKTLIALHALNNGVELECFGKADATQDEINNAVAKLEESGTLAYVREMADNYLEDGKSKLDLLEDSPAKETLIEIADYMVSREY, encoded by the coding sequence ATGGATTTAATTGATGAATTAAAAAAACGCAGTACACTGGTCGATGAATCTATACAGGAATTCCTGCCCATCGACCACCCGGAGGAATTGTACCGTGCAACACGGTACCTTCCGGATGCTGGAGGGAAAAGACTTCGTCCGGCAGTCCTCATGCTTTCCGCTGAAGCAGTGGGTGGGGATTCTGATTCCGTTCTTCCTGCTGCTGTTGCCCTTGAACTTATCCATAACTTCACACTTATACACGATGATATTATGGACAGGGACGATATTCGCCGCGGAATGCCGGCACTTCATGTAAAATGGGGTACTGCAGGAGCAATTCTGGCCGGTGATACCCTTTATTCCCGTGCCTTTGAGATCATTTCAAAAATGGATGCCGATCCACAAAAATTACTCAAGTGCGTGGCCTTATTGTCCCGTACCTGTACCAAAATCTGCGAAGGGCAGTGGCTGGATGTTGATTTTGAAAAAAGGGATATTGTGGATGTGGATGAATATCTGGAAATGATAGAAAACAAAACATCTGTGCTTTATGGGGCTGCTGCCAAGGTGGGTGCCATCCTTGGAGGGGCATCCGATGAAGTTGCTGATGCAATGTATGAATTCGGCCGTCTTACAGGTATAAGTTTTCAGATACATGATGATGTGATCGACCTGGTTACTCCGGAGGAAATTCTGGGCAAATCAAGAGGTAGTGACCTGAAAGAAGGTAAAAAGACGCTTATTGCACTTCATGCCCTGAATAATGGCGTTGAACTGGAATGCTTTGGCAAAGCTGATGCGACCCAGGATGAGATCAACAATGCAGTCGCAAAACTGGAAGAATCAGGAACGCTTGCCTATGTCAGGGAAATGGCTGATAACTATCTTGAAGATGGTAAAAGCAAACTTGACTTGCTGGAAGATTCCCCGGCAAAAGAAACATTGATTGAAATTGCCGATTATATGGTCAGTAGAGAATACTGA
- a CDS encoding type II/IV secretion system ATPase subunit, producing MKDLAHSIEDYNQACLYNRSFLDKLQFWKKDPESIPAYKPEIHGDLVYFEIPEGYEEIERYWVDEPYVFVSILKRLGICRYVVVEPSLSVYEKEILERTYSDLKDVLTIDETTYADYDREIILVSKALSLFKRYHIPLEIASKYKILYYLRRNFLGFGKVNPLMMDSDIEDISCDGIDIPIYLYHRRYLNIETNISYTEDKLNSFVITLCQRSGKHISVSEPLVDATLNDGSRLQATLGKEITTRGSSFNVRKFRGDPITPVDLINFGTCNLEIMVYFWLAIENGFSAIFAGGTASGKTTMLNAISLFIPPLSKIVSIEDTREIMMHHDNWIAGVSRDSISRSGAGEVSMYDLLKSSLRQRPEYLIVGEVRGKEALTLFQALSTGHTTYSTMHAGDVQTVVNRLENEPINVPHVMLQSLDILCIQRQVYLDDKRVRRLDNLVEFTGIDPKSGDIRINELYQWDSTKDEFYNNGQSNVLKLIVQKKGWSPKKLREETQNRHMILEYLLDHDIRDYISISLLVKTYATSPEIVLDAIENDALLDLLQQER from the coding sequence ATGAAAGATTTGGCGCATAGTATAGAAGATTATAATCAGGCATGCCTATATAACAGGTCTTTTCTTGATAAATTACAGTTTTGGAAAAAGGACCCTGAATCAATACCTGCTTATAAGCCTGAAATCCATGGTGATCTGGTATATTTTGAGATTCCAGAAGGATATGAGGAAATTGAACGCTATTGGGTCGATGAACCCTATGTATTCGTAAGCATTCTCAAAAGACTGGGTATATGCCGTTATGTGGTTGTGGAACCTTCGCTTTCTGTATATGAAAAGGAAATTCTGGAGCGCACCTATAGCGATCTGAAAGACGTCCTCACAATCGATGAAACAACGTATGCCGATTATGACAGAGAGATTATCCTTGTTTCAAAGGCACTTTCTCTTTTCAAACGTTACCATATTCCGCTGGAAATCGCTTCTAAGTACAAGATTCTCTATTATTTGAGGCGTAATTTTCTGGGATTTGGAAAAGTCAACCCTCTTATGATGGATTCTGATATCGAAGATATTTCATGTGATGGGATAGATATTCCCATATATCTTTATCACCGTAGATATCTGAATATCGAGACAAATATTTCATATACAGAGGACAAACTTAACTCTTTTGTGATCACTCTCTGCCAGAGATCAGGGAAACACATCTCAGTGAGTGAACCCCTTGTTGATGCTACTCTTAATGACGGATCCAGACTGCAGGCTACCCTGGGAAAGGAAATTACTACCAGGGGTAGTTCTTTTAATGTACGTAAGTTCAGGGGGGACCCGATTACTCCTGTAGACCTTATCAATTTCGGAACCTGTAATCTGGAAATAATGGTATATTTCTGGCTGGCAATTGAAAACGGTTTCAGTGCCATTTTTGCAGGAGGAACGGCGTCGGGTAAAACCACAATGCTCAACGCGATCTCATTGTTCATACCGCCGCTTTCCAAAATTGTGTCCATCGAGGATACCAGAGAAATCATGATGCATCATGACAACTGGATAGCAGGTGTCAGCAGGGATTCTATAAGCAGAAGTGGAGCGGGAGAAGTTTCAATGTATGATCTTCTCAAATCTTCCCTTCGTCAGAGACCAGAATACCTGATTGTAGGAGAAGTCAGAGGCAAGGAAGCCCTTACGCTTTTCCAGGCCCTTTCAACGGGACATACAACCTATTCAACTATGCATGCAGGTGATGTGCAGACGGTGGTTAACAGACTTGAAAATGAACCTATCAATGTACCGCATGTAATGCTCCAGTCCCTTGACATCCTCTGTATACAAAGACAGGTATACCTGGATGATAAAAGAGTACGCAGACTGGACAACCTGGTCGAATTTACAGGAATTGATCCCAAGAGTGGGGATATAAGAATCAATGAATTATACCAGTGGGATTCTACCAAAGATGAATTTTACAACAATGGCCAATCCAATGTATTAAAACTCATCGTGCAGAAAAAAGGTTGGTCTCCCAAAAAATTGCGAGAAGAAACGCAGAATCGTCATATGATCCTTGAATATCTTCTGGATCATGATATCAGAGACTACATAAGTATTTCACTACTGGTGAAAACCTATGCTACATCTCCTGAAATCGTGCTGGATGCAATTGAAAATGATGCCCTTTTAGACCTGCTGCAGCAGGAAAGGTGA
- a CDS encoding type II secretion system F family protein has protein sequence MMPFQDIAYRLFGKHAYQKKDEYPKLYHSLKSARFPIPADQYISTGYFYSLISFFITGIIFYFIASRLFKILDISIIDDMRIIAILSSLIIALLFSTILFNIQMKLPLLWASTRKAYLDQSLTHAVAYLYALSKGGGMSLFDIFKSLSQQRHIYGVAADEFGYIIRDMEYFGYDMLTALKNANDNSPSEKYKNFLDGMLSIVSSGGDVTSYLKNKSEEYRFLASREQKTFLETLAILAEVYITVFVVGPIFLITILIVLGFMGSNSLDVLYTLVYVLIPIGTVLFIVFLSTISDNLEGKSIQTSQQILNEFDNVRVNEYSTFDEKMLKKISWYYRINNIIDKVTNPIKWLTSKPHYSLILSIPAGLICILYGIRENLTVLSSLDFSSISLSYINVEAAAAIDDYIVFSFFIISIPFIVFYEIKRRWVSKVESEMPEFLKKLASINEAGIRLSSAITLVSRSKIGVLNIEIKKMASHLSWGGNLEEVLKKFEYRVRTEFNSRIITFIIKASESTSDVISVLNIAASEAEMQSQLKRERSAEMTVYVFIVYVAFLVFLFIVYVLAAYFLPAVPSSAADAVAGMPLNIQFDMEAYILLFFHASLIQGVCSGLVAGKMGSGSVLAGVKHSLFLVLIAYITFTQFI, from the coding sequence ATGATGCCTTTTCAGGATATTGCATACAGGTTATTCGGCAAACATGCATACCAAAAAAAGGATGAGTATCCGAAATTATATCATTCCCTGAAAAGTGCACGTTTTCCTATTCCTGCAGATCAGTATATCTCAACAGGATATTTCTATTCACTAATTTCTTTTTTTATCACGGGTATTATATTTTATTTTATTGCATCGCGCCTTTTCAAGATTCTTGATATATCCATCATCGATGATATGCGCATAATTGCTATTCTATCATCCCTGATCATAGCCCTGTTATTTTCCACAATTCTGTTTAATATCCAGATGAAACTCCCGCTCCTCTGGGCAAGCACTCGCAAGGCTTACCTTGACCAATCATTAACCCATGCTGTGGCATACCTGTATGCATTGAGCAAAGGCGGAGGAATGAGCCTTTTTGATATATTTAAATCTTTGAGCCAGCAGAGGCATATTTATGGAGTCGCTGCAGATGAATTCGGATACATAATCAGGGATATGGAATACTTTGGCTATGACATGCTCACAGCACTGAAAAATGCAAATGACAATTCTCCCTCTGAAAAATATAAGAATTTCCTGGATGGCATGCTTTCAATTGTATCCAGTGGTGGGGATGTTACCTCATACCTCAAAAATAAAAGTGAAGAATATCGTTTTCTTGCAAGCAGAGAACAAAAGACCTTCCTTGAAACACTAGCAATACTTGCAGAAGTTTATATTACAGTATTTGTAGTGGGCCCTATTTTTCTCATAACGATACTTATCGTATTGGGCTTTATGGGATCGAACTCATTAGACGTACTGTACACTTTAGTTTACGTCCTCATACCGATAGGCACAGTTTTATTCATAGTTTTCTTATCCACAATATCGGATAATCTGGAAGGAAAAAGTATTCAAACTTCACAGCAAATTCTCAATGAATTCGACAATGTAAGAGTTAATGAATATTCAACTTTCGATGAAAAGATGTTGAAGAAAATTTCCTGGTACTACAGGATAAATAATATTATTGACAAGGTTACCAATCCTATTAAGTGGTTGACCAGTAAACCTCATTATTCTCTTATATTAAGTATTCCTGCAGGCCTTATTTGCATTTTATATGGTATCCGGGAAAACCTGACCGTATTGTCGTCACTCGATTTTTCAAGCATCAGTTTAAGTTACATCAATGTAGAAGCAGCGGCTGCGATCGATGATTACATTGTTTTTTCATTTTTCATCATAAGTATCCCTTTTATTGTATTTTATGAAATAAAGAGAAGATGGGTTTCAAAAGTTGAAAGTGAAATGCCTGAGTTCTTAAAAAAACTTGCAAGTATCAATGAAGCAGGAATTCGCCTCTCCAGCGCAATAACCCTGGTTTCACGTTCAAAAATCGGAGTCTTGAATATAGAAATTAAAAAAATGGCCTCCCATCTTTCCTGGGGTGGCAATCTTGAGGAAGTTCTCAAAAAATTTGAATACAGGGTCAGGACTGAATTTAACAGTCGAATTATTACTTTTATCATAAAAGCCAGCGAATCAACAAGCGATGTTATCAGTGTACTCAATATAGCTGCATCAGAAGCCGAGATGCAGAGTCAGCTTAAAAGGGAACGTTCAGCTGAAATGACAGTATATGTATTCATAGTTTATGTGGCATTTCTGGTGTTTCTTTTCATCGTTTATGTGCTTGCTGCCTACTTCCTTCCGGCAGTACCCTCTTCTGCAGCAGATGCAGTGGCAGGCATGCCACTGAATATTCAATTTGACATGGAAGCTTATATATTGCTGTTCTTCCATGCATCCCTTATACAGGGCGTGTGTTCCGGGCTGGTTGCCGGGAAGATGGGATCAGGCAGTGTCTTGGCGGGCGTGAAACATTCACTGTTCCTGGTATTGATAGCTTATATCACATTTACGCAATTCATCTGA
- a CDS encoding DUF7289 family protein: MNSVKQFFKSESAVSTVVSFVLLLGLFVTVLAVFNVHYIPEWKADAEKAHMDDVYDDMSQLKARADMLSLASRLSSSLNEDITVSLSIPIKMGGGDIPIVGPTKSSGVLSVNDSIYKVDITGTNSTDSSIPLGSYDLGTISYTSNNGYYIDQTFTYENGAVILSQRDKSLMKLDPSISIKNQSGNLLVDLTLMEIAGDRVVITSNGLEEIKLTSNDWVEEFTPTKNESLTNLTISMNTSYPSAWAKYLNNSAEDADLVHSVDYNIDERDDYVVFNLNSSDGNIDFYLNKATVDAKVGTF, encoded by the coding sequence ATGAATTCAGTAAAACAGTTTTTCAAATCCGAATCTGCAGTATCAACAGTAGTTTCATTTGTCCTTTTGTTGGGCCTTTTTGTGACAGTCCTGGCTGTTTTTAACGTTCATTACATACCAGAATGGAAAGCAGATGCTGAAAAAGCCCATATGGATGATGTCTATGATGATATGTCCCAGTTAAAGGCCAGGGCTGATATGCTTTCCCTTGCCAGTCGCCTTTCCAGTTCCCTTAATGAAGATATCACTGTTTCTTTGAGTATACCCATCAAGATGGGAGGAGGAGATATCCCCATAGTGGGCCCCACCAAATCAAGTGGTGTACTTTCGGTGAATGATAGTATTTACAAGGTAGATATTACGGGAACAAATTCTACAGACTCTTCCATACCACTTGGCTCATATGATCTTGGTACCATTAGTTATACTTCAAATAATGGTTATTACATTGACCAAACCTTTACCTATGAAAACGGTGCAGTGATCCTTTCGCAAAGAGACAAATCCCTTATGAAACTGGACCCGTCCATTTCAATAAAAAACCAATCTGGAAACCTATTAGTTGATTTAACTTTAATGGAAATTGCCGGGGATAGGGTAGTGATTACCAGCAACGGTCTCGAAGAGATAAAACTTACAAGTAATGATTGGGTAGAAGAGTTTACTCCAACTAAAAATGAATCACTTACCAACCTTACAATTTCTATGAATACCAGTTATCCTTCAGCATGGGCGAAATATCTCAATAACTCTGCTGAAGATGCAGATCTTGTTCATTCCGTTGATTACAATATTGATGAAAGAGACGATTATGTAGTCTTTAATCTGAATTCATCAGATGGAAATATCGATTTTTATCTTAACAAGGCAACAGTGGATGCAAAGGTTGGAACATTCTAA
- the amrS gene encoding AmmeMemoRadiSam system radical SAM enzyme, whose product MLKEAMFYEQLEDKKVRCNLCNHRCHIAEGKTGICRVRQNKEGKLYSLIYNTISSEAVDPIEKKPLFHFYPGTYSYSLGTIGCNFRCKYCQNWTISQVNLDEAQSVEITPEQAIDRALAAGCKSIAWTYNEPTIWYEYTYDSAKLAKEAGMATVYVTNGYITPEALKHISPYLDAFRVDIKAFTEKFYHELTSAHLQPVLDSAKLARELGMHVEVVYLVIPTFNDSSDELRDVSRWVVENLGKETPVHFTRFHPNYKLQNVPPTPLETLDMAHEIATEEGLEYVYLGNVLSSKYENTFCPSCGNMIIGRGVFDVEENHLTEDNKCEYCGASIPISGKYGGYL is encoded by the coding sequence TTGTTAAAAGAAGCTATGTTCTATGAGCAACTTGAGGATAAAAAGGTACGTTGCAATTTATGTAATCACAGGTGTCATATAGCAGAAGGTAAAACCGGAATTTGCAGGGTGCGACAGAATAAGGAAGGAAAACTATATAGCCTGATCTATAATACGATTTCAAGTGAAGCCGTTGATCCGATCGAAAAGAAACCCTTATTCCATTTTTATCCGGGCACTTACTCATATTCACTCGGAACCATCGGATGTAATTTCCGCTGTAAATATTGCCAGAACTGGACCATCTCGCAGGTCAACCTGGATGAAGCGCAATCGGTGGAAATCACCCCTGAGCAGGCAATCGATCGAGCTCTTGCAGCAGGTTGCAAGAGTATTGCCTGGACCTATAATGAGCCGACTATATGGTATGAATATACATATGACAGTGCAAAACTTGCTAAAGAGGCAGGTATGGCTACGGTTTATGTGACAAACGGCTATATCACACCTGAGGCATTGAAGCATATATCTCCTTATCTGGATGCTTTCAGGGTCGATATCAAGGCATTTACAGAAAAATTCTATCACGAACTCACTTCTGCACATTTGCAACCCGTTCTCGATTCAGCCAAACTGGCCCGTGAACTGGGAATGCATGTGGAAGTGGTGTATCTGGTGATTCCCACATTCAATGATTCAAGTGATGAATTGAGGGATGTTTCCAGATGGGTAGTTGAAAACCTGGGTAAAGAAACACCGGTTCATTTCACACGTTTTCATCCAAACTATAAACTCCAGAATGTTCCTCCAACGCCTCTTGAGACTCTCGACATGGCCCATGAAATAGCAACGGAAGAAGGTCTGGAATACGTATACCTGGGCAATGTTTTGTCCTCTAAATATGAGAATACATTCTGCCCTTCCTGCGGTAATATGATTATAGGCAGGGGTGTTTTTGATGTGGAAGAAAACCATCTGACAGAGGATAACAAATGTGAATACTGCGGTGCATCCATTCCTATCTCTGGTAAATACGGGGGCTACCTGTAA